The Hordeum vulgare subsp. vulgare chromosome 4H, MorexV3_pseudomolecules_assembly, whole genome shotgun sequence genomic interval accgatttcaAAACTCGGAAAATTGTGATTCTTGAAATCGATAGacgagaaagttggtcactggctttcggtggcaccaaagtggaagttggtggtaccgagattctagggtttggcataggttttgtctgtgaaaaattggtagggccaagtggaaattgttggtagcatcgattttgatgtttaggctttggaaaGAGAATattgtgggagaatggatgagtatttttggtggctatctctaagcacttgagcaacaaattcatcatagatacatcacccccttttaatagtattggtttcctatggactaaaatgtgatttatcacaaatataaaatatagagtcttgtagcttgaagcttggccaatcctattcctttccttgcatcaaagggtttctcctcacaatcctttagccaatgcatctttgaactattCTAAAATATACtgagatagaatcattagttcaataaCACATATGTTGTGATTGATTACAAAAACcatcttagggagcaattgtgcttccaCTATCCAACAAAGTGGGATTTCTGGTTACCTAGTGGATTTGAGATGGTTTTGACAATGGTATTCCAAGGAGGATATATACCATCATGTTGTACTGATGCCCATTGATGATATACTTGTATGCGGTACTTTTGCCCGCACACAACTTTGCAAACAATGAAGACCACTACTACACATTGATGTCGTTTGACATGCCAAAGAAAGAGTGTCAAATTCAGAGGTATTTTGATGCAACCGATTCAATAATGATGATGGGTTTTTAGATGGCCCTAGTATTGCCCTCATTGATCATATGGGAAATTCTATTATTTTCAGTGCATGCAATCTAGGGATTTGACCTTACGTGAAAACCCTCTTGCTTATCACACTTCCATGTGGCCTGTCGTGTCTTCGGCATTTGGTTTTCTCAAGTATTCCAATCAAAACAACTTGACCACTGCAGTAGCAAATCTAACCATGACTTCGAGGCATGTGCACTCAAACATATGTAATAAGCATCCTTATACAAGTCGTGAACTTCTAACTTCTAAAGACCAGAGAACCCTATGCAGCCAACGACATACTTCTTGAGCTTGAAGTAATCACCGTAGGTCCTGACACCTTTCATCATGTGTGCAAGAACAATGGTCTTTGCATCGGGTATCGAAATCAAAAGTGGCAATTGAATAGCGCATCGAGGGGCAAACTATTCCTCGTATAGATCAACATGTTGTCATGTCGGATGTCGATTTAAAACCTTGATGTGCGGACATTGGACCTTTGAAGTTGTGAACGCTCCTCCACACTCCCCATTTCGTCAAGAAGTGCCATCATTATGTCATTTCACTATAATCTTGGTGTTTCCAACGAAGACGAATCCATGAACTTGGATTGAAGTTCTTGGTCTAAatccatatgtttccaagtaaacAACGAGAACATAGAAAAGCACTATCACATTTGACCGAACATTTTCATGCAGATGATGTCGGCATGGGTGGAGGGTTCCTTAGCCGCAGGTGGCGGCCGTCGCCATTGCATCTCTCTGGGGTTCCCTATCGTCGCCAATGTAACTCTCTCCAGCACACCGTGCTCACCGTGGGCACCGTTGAAGCATCCCGCATGCACAGTTCCACCTATCCATGACGACCGTTGTAGCAAAAATCCAGCATGTTGTGGTCACCCTGTTGCAGCCTCCCGTGTCCATGGTTCCAGCTAGGCGCAGTGATCGTTGTAGCAAAAATTGAGCACGCCATGGTTACTGTCGCACCATCCCGCGAGCACGGTTCCAGCTCATAGTAATCAttgttgtagcaaaaatcaagcGCGCCATGGTCACTGTAGTCACCATTGCAGCATCCTGCAAGCACGGTTCCACCTACGCGGTCAACGTTGTAGCAAAATAGTTGGGTGGCTCCAGAAAAAATCTCGACGCGCCATCACACATCGTGTGCCCATTGCAACTTTTCTCGTCATCGGTTGCAACACGCCGCACGAACGATTCCGGCAAAAATGGTGGCCGGCTACAGCAACGACGCATCAGTGCGCCCCAACAAcctttttcttcttcatcgattAGGCCATGGGCTTGCAACACCTCTGTTCGCTGGTTCCAGCAAATGGTTTTGCTGGTTCCATCATTCCAGCCACCTCGTCTCACGTCGGCGCTGGGTGCTCATCTTCTCCAGCATTGATCCGGCTGAATTTGGTGTCTACAGCCCGATGAGTGTGCGACCCTCTTAGCAGCCATTGTTGGGCTCGTGCTCCCCATGGTGATTGCTTAGAAAAGAAGATAAAAAAAGATGCACGGAGCAGCGAGGGCAGCGGCGCATCGCAAGCTGAAAGAAACTGAgataggagagaggaggtggccaGGAGAAAGAAGGGAGAAGATAGAAATAGCGGTTGTGCGGGCCATGTTAGGTGTGATGTGGCTCTCTACGAAAGATGTGGCGCGCTAAGGCCAAATCCAACGCACGACCCCACATGGTCGTGTCACGTCCGTTTGGGTAAACGGATAGAACAGACGGTCTAACGCACGGGAGCAAACGAATCAATGTTCGTTTTTGGTCTGCTTTTGATCCATTTCCGGCCCAACTTTTAGCCACGTTTGCGGCCAAACGGACACGCGCGGACGGGCGGGACGCACGCCCTTATCCTTCCATGGTCCGCCTGTCAAGGACATATACATCCCTTTtctttccctctccctccctccgccCCCCGCCATCGTCACCGTCACCCCCTTTCCCCAGTCGCGCCGACTTCCACCAAGGCCGTCCGAAACATGACCACGCCATAGTCGATCAACGTTAGTGGTTCCTTGTTGTCGGTGGGACACAAGCTATGGTCGCGTCTCCATCACAACCGCAATATGTTCGATGCTTTGCTCACAAGGTATCATGGATAACGGGGATGATTATTTCTTTCACAGCTTCATTTGTTCATCGGATGATGAAGTGCTGGTGGTGGCTGCATTGATCATTCATGACCACAATAGTAGGAAGCGGCCTCGGTTCAGGGGATCAATCCATGGCCATGCTCCGCCCTTGAACCGCAATAGGGAGAAAGGTCACACCCTTCTCTACGCTGATTACTTTGAGAATTCCGCACTCTTCAAACCACATCAGTTGTGTTTCCGTTTTCGAATGGGAGACATGTGTTCAATCATATTCGGGAGAGAATGGTAGGATATGACCCATACTTTGATTGCAAAGATGATGCCCTTGGCAAGCTtggctcctcttctcttcttcgaaAGAGAGTGGATGAGTATGTGCTATGAGTGAGTCCACATATCTCCAGTCAATGTATAGTTTCTGCAAGGCCGTGGTGGCCGTGTTCGGCCCTGAGTACCTGCGAGAGCAAACTACCGCCAATGCACAGAGGTTGTTGACGATCAATGCCGATAGGGGCTTTTCAGGCATGCTTGGTAGTATAGATTATATGCATTGGAAATGGAAGAACTGTCAATTTGCTTGGCAGGAGCAGTACAAGGGGCATGTGAAAGGTGCCGCTGTCATACCTGAGGCAGTGGCTTCACAAGATCTGTGGATATGGCATTCTTTCTTTGGCATGGCTGGCATATCTGGTTCTCATAATAATATCAACGTGCTTCAGCGTTCTTtggtgtttgcaaggcttgtaaaAGGCCGCTCCCAGAGGTCAACTTTGAGATCAATGACCACTATTACAACAAGGGACATCACCTAGTTGATGGTATCTATCCTGAGTGGTCAACTCTTGTGAAAACCATACCCAATCCGCAAGGGATAAGAGAAAAAGGTTTGCCCAAATGTAGGAGAGTGCTAGAAGGAATGTGGAGCGTGCTTTTGATGTGCTTCAATCTTGATGGGGTGTGGTTTGAAACCCTACATTGATATGGAGCACTCATAAACTTTGAaaggtgatgactgcttgtgtaaTCATGCACATCATGATCATGAAGGATGAGTGTGATGATAGCATCTACAACCAAGGGTTTGATTTTCAAGATGAAAATGTTAAGCCTCCTACAACCTTTGAACATTTTGTTCAATTTCATCGTGAACTGCATGATAGGGAGACTCATGCGCAGCTTTAGGATGACTTGCTTGAGCACATGAAGATTCATGTGGATTCACATTGCCAACGTAGATATGTCATCTAAATCTTTTTTAATGCTAATAAATTTTGATTGGATCGTAAAGACTATTTGATTATGTTCCTCATTTCAATTGGGTTGTAAGACTAGCGCGGATGTGGACCCAATTGTTATGTTTGATTTGAACTATTTGTTATCTTATATTTGATTTGAACTATTTGTTATATTTGTGCGGACAAGATACGACCGCACGTTGGACGAACGATTGGTCAAAAATCCAGACGAACGCCGCTTCATTGCCATCCCAAACGGACGAAATCCAAACAAAACGAACGTCTCTTTGGGCATAAGTTTGGGACTCGGCTCGCGAAGCAACGGGCCCAAGTTTGGGCCGTGCCGGCTACAAACATTTACCTTTGCTTATCAAGAGGAGCCGGCTCCTTTATATAGTAGAGAAAGACTTCATCTTCTAGCTTCACATGTCACCATACTAATATACACCAAACTAATGAAAAGTAGATtaaagtagtactccctccgttccaaaaattttgtcttaagtttgtcttccaaaattcttgtcttaagtttgtctagaaatgaatgtatctaaatactaaaatgtaaTTGGGTATATTCATGTATCTAGACaaacttaagacaagaattttgggatgaaGGGAGTATTTTCTCAGCTTTATTGAAAGGggtcaacccctttatagagtataGTCCCTCCACTCACAAAAATAAAATGTTTTAGGTATTTCAATATAAACTACACACGGATTGAAACgagtgaacaaacacactaaTTGTGAACCGAGTGAGTACACAAGACCACGAGTCGGTGGGTTTATTTAAACTCTAATAGAATCTCTAAACTGAATGGATTCTTTTCTAACAAACTTGCTTAATCAATTGAGACTCTAAATAAGGGATAAGGCTCCTCATTTGATGGGCTGGCCCGTATAactgaagacatatcatggtctaTAACGGGGTTCAGCTTAACATGGTACACAGTGGTCTACTACGATTTATAGAATTTAGAAAGCACAGCTCACGCGCAGTAGACAAGGGACACCACCGTAGTAGTACAACAAAAATGTACAATTTAACTAGGACCAATCAACATGGGCACCGATGCAGCAATTCAGAACATTTCAACAGACAGGATCAGCACCCACCGGAGATACTATACACGTTCCTCGATCCATTCGGACTACCAACACAACACATTTCAACGACCGGCTAACACTGGCGAACGACTACCAACACAGGAAAAATGCCTTGGTGCAAGAGATTAGCTGCACCTTCGTACTTCAGAACTCCGCTTCAGGAGGAGCACGGTAATACGCGGGGACGGTAGCAGGGAAGAACATTTGCCTCACACCTTCAGCTTTGATAATTGGGAAGATGATACCACATGCGCCCTGCAGGGAACGGTGTTTATTAGCGAAGGTAGTAAAAGGCATGCAATGTGCAGCTTTACAAACAATAGATCGTAACATAGAAAGATGGGTTAACATAGAAAGATGGGCTGGCAAACACTCTGTATGGTCAGTCTAGTAAATTTCGCTACAGCAGGAGCATATTCACCCTCAAACCATGCACTCAAAGATGAATATAGTGGACGCCAAAACTTCATGAAACCAGGTACCAACATACAACAGTTATGCAAACAAGTGTGACAAAACAGTAGCATGGATGTAGCAGTGCAGAGCCAACATGAACTTAACAAAACAGAAAATTTCATGAATCATATTAAATACTCTGGAGCAAATGCAAATGAGCACAGAAGATGGAAAACAGCCAGTTCCATTCCTTCTAATCACCATCTTCACGTTAGCACTTAAGTCTAAAACAATAACATAGATATTGAATCATTTGGGAAAAAAGATTGGGGGACTTACCGAGATCAACCTCGCTCCAGTCCACATTCGTTTAGGTGAAGGAAGGGGGAGCATCAGCCGTCCAACACCGAAGATAGCAACAGCAAAGAAGTGTGCAACCAAACTCAATGGCCGAGGATTAAGACCAGAGAGTAGAGCAATGGGCCCATTTGAACAGACACCTCCAAGGCTTAAGTAATCAAAGCATGCTTGGCGCATCTCGTCCCTAGCCTTGTCAGGCGAGGCACTGAAGACTTTGTATAGAGCACCAGCCAAGGTGTTTATTGTAGAAGCAACCGGCTGAAAAAGGAAAAGAATAGAATTAAAGAAACTTTATTACACTACACTGGAAAAGTTAAGCATTAAACTGCAATAAGAAGACTGACCTTCCGTAGAGTGTAGAATGACTCTAGGTATTTGCAGAGGGCAGAGGCATCATGCAGATTGCGAAGAGGCTTGAGAAGATTACGCAAGACGACTATATCTGATAATGCAACAGTCATTCCTCCACCTGTTAAAGGGTGTCGCATATTGAAAGCATCTCCCATCAAAAGTGCACCAGGTGTTGGATGTGGTGCAGCTGGCATGCTCCTATTTGGCATTGTCCTTATGCTTCCCTTATCAATGGCTGCTATAAAAGAATCGTAGATTTCTGGAGGAATCTGAGGAATGAAAACATAGGATATCCATTAACATCTCGTTACAGAAATCAGGCAGTTGAAATTACACTTAGGACAAGCCAACTGCTATAGTTATACTTATATAGTAGTACCTGAGGTGCAACCACGGTCTTGAGATAATTTGCCATTTCACCACTTGCTATGGAGGGCACCTTCTGGCCAGGGACATCTACCAAACAGCGAACCTCGGTGCTGCTTATCGGGTAAAATAGGATGGGAGAAGGATTGGCCAAGATAACATGGCCATGGTTCGCATGAGGAAGTTGACAATTCTCCAAGACAAGCCCTACAAAGCAAGACGGTACTTCAACCTAAAACAAAATTACATTATGTTAGTACAGTATAAACCCCCCAAAAAAATTAGCAGCGAGTATAATGTGAGAACTGTACCTTTGGAGAGCAAAGGGCACGCCTTAAGTTCGAAAAGCAGCCATCGCACACAATTGTCAATGGTGCATAAGCTTTTAGTTCTTCACCTGACTTGATCTTGTATTGCACACCCTTAACTGTACCATTTTCTTCAAGCAAAGATGTAACTGTTCCTTGCTCCAGTTGGACACTGTAAATCCAATAGAATGTCAAACAGTATTCTCAGTTGAAAGTCTAGGTGTGTGGACAGTTAGATTTATGTTAAGCTAACACGTTTAAAATTAATACAATTATTTTGAAAAGAACATGAGAGCAAATGCACCCAAATTCAAGAATTTCCACATAATCGGAATTAAACCATTGCAAAAGGCGGCACTGTATCATTCTAAGGCATAACTTATGGGTAAAAGTGAACTTGTCATATAGAAGGATACCAAATGGAAATTAGACAAAGTTTACCAAATAAATACTAAAGATATCTCATATGGACAATGAGGTATTACTTGGGCAATGATGCAGCTTTTTCACGCATCCTCTGTATAAATCGTCCATTGTGAAAGCTCCTGCCAGCCACATCTGAATGGAACTTCTCCAAGGGGTAAGAAAGTTTTGTGTTCTTCCCATCTTTGAATAATGCATAACCAAGGACACGCTgtgcatcaatttcatcaacacagtCTGGGTAGAATCAAATAGTCAGTATACATTACCTATGGTTCTGTTAGGAAACCCATTTTGAGCAGGAGGGAGCAAAGCTTACCCTGCAGACCCAATTCCATCAATTTCAGGTAGCCTCCAGGCTGTAACAATTCACCCACAATTCTATCGGGCTCTGTCAGGTCTCTCTCTATAACATGCACCCGTCGACCATCCTGTGTCACCAACAAataaagcaggatataagcaaaaAAAAACTCCAAGATAACAGTACTGCACCATTTGATCATGATGAGCAGCAGAACTGCATTTTACTCCTGATGAAACTATCACTCATTGTGCCGAGTTATTACGAACAAAACAAAAAGACTCAAGGTCAATAACTCTTTCgacatttctttattcatgatatatCGTTGTCGGAGTTGCTGTAAGCCACAGAATAAAATTAAGTGGGTCCTCAAAGTAGTTGGGCGTTTCATTAATGGTGCAAAGTTAAGAGGACATCAACTCTCTGTTGGAGCAGGTTGAACGAGAGGGCATGGAAGAGAGTAGACAAAGGGAGAAGACAATACAGATGACTCTTCCTCCTTCATTCAGTCAGAAAGAAAATAGGTAATTTCAGCAAAACTTGCAAGGCAGCCCTGGCATGTTTTTTGTAATAAGGCAAATAACAAATTTCTTGTGTGTATTATTCTCCCAGCGTTCCTTCCCTCCTCTTTCCTTTCCCTCCAAACGTGCCATGCCCACCAGAAAGCCAGAATTGACTGATGCGTGGAAACAGTGAGGTAAATTTTGTACCACGGCTTTTTGGAAGGGATTTTTTCCGTATTTAGAGTTGAGACAAATAAGATGCTGCATGATAGTGACTTGGCTTTCAGCCAAAGggtgaaatcatgcaaataaaaCAGTCAGGAGTTGGAACAAATCAGAATTATTCCCTGCATGCATCTGCCCCAGATCAAGAGCCGTCACATGACTTGCATGCATCTGTCCCAGATCAAAAGCCGTTACATGACCTTTTTAACGAAAAAGGTGGGCAGTTGCCTTCCTGAAGTGAATCGAGAGGTGTTTGTTCTTATAGATTTTCTGTATACTTGATCCTCTGGGAGAATTCATGATGGAAACTCTGATCCCTGCGCCCACCTCATCAAATCAATCTTGTGCTCTCTTTTAAATACGAATTCGGTGtttcttcttgaaagaaacaGGAACCACAAGTTTTCCAGCCTAAAAGAAACATGAACTTCCTGCCAAACCAGcgggacggacggacggacggagaGGCTAGGGAAAAACATGTCACCTTTCCGAGCGTGTAGGCGAGGGCAGATCCGGCCACCCCGGCACCAACGATGATGACGTCCGTCGGGCCGTCCACGGCCGCGCTCCCTTGGCCGTCGGCGACCGCGCAGCCGTCCTCCGGCGCGGGGACCCCTTGGGCCGGAGCCCCGCGGCGGCGCTGGCGCTGGCGCCCCAGCGCGAcggcgacgaggaccgccgcgagGAGCGTGGCCGCGGCGGCGCCAACGAGCTGCCAGACGCCGGCGGCCGCAGCCATGCCGCAATGGGGACCTGCTCCTGCTGGGGCCGCCGTCCCTTGGGCCTTGGGGATTTCTCGACGCGGCGCGGCGTTCGTTGGGTTTGCGTGTGGGTTCTTGGGGCGAGGGTGATGCGTGCGGGGACGAAACGGAGCCGGCCGCGAGAGTGCCAGGCGGTGGGATTGGGACTTGggacggggagggggaggagaggagagACGAGGGAGAGGCGGCCGCTTGGAGTTGGAGATTGTTCCGTTTTTTATgggggggggaggggagagggagatcgcTCTCTCCGCCATGTCTGTCCGTGTAGCTGGCTGTCTCCGCTCTGCCTGGCTGGCTTCGCTGGATTTTTCTCGTGTTTTCTCTTGGAATATGTTCGTTCTCTTCTCTTGGAGTactattttgttgttcttgttgtcacatTCGTTCGGCGATCGGTTTGTACCTTATTTACAAAAAAaactatatatattttttattttacatTATAATAATATAGCAACACAAGAGGACGAAAACGACGCCATGGTATGTATAATGGGTTCGTCTTTGGGGtatgcttagagcatctctagcagatcctGCATCCCGTCTCGATCTGGAAAATAACCATTAAAATGCGGGTCGAGACGAAAAaacctgcccgatcagacccGCATCCCGCTCCGGTCCGCAAAATATTTTTGCGGGACACGGCAAAATCTCGGTCCCAACCCGTGTATTCGCGGGTTTCCACCTCGCCGTTGCGGTGCCCCGCATATGAACGAAAACGGTTGGTGGGGGGACATTTCAGCTCGCGCTTCCCCCATCAAAGGATATTCCGCGAATATGCTCTTTTACGGGTCCGTTATGCGAGGTCTGCATCCGCGTCCGTGCGCGTCGGCCCGCATAGACATTTTTACGTGAACTGCAAACACGTTTTGCGGGTCAGATGAAtgtggggtctgctagagttgctcttagcagCTGCGTGACTTGAATACATACTTTAAGCATTGCATCTACTTTCttcgtttcagtttataagtccagCACGCGTATTTAGGTCGTCAATTTAaccaacttaatgagagacatatattacaaaaaaatacaacattaaaaactttagatgttttattttttaataatataatttttatattaaacaatatatttcatacgtataagttaaattgacgatTTAGATACACGTGAATGCCTTATAAActatgacggagggagtatgaagtAATGAATAAAGATGCCCAccatgcaaaaaagaaaaagaataaagatgtcCGGTGCTCGTAATGTATTACTACGATGAAACATCATGCGAGTGACGAGCCCATGGACTGATGGACATGCGCCGTGTTGAAGAGGAATACTGGATGCGAGGGGGAGAAGGCACGCTGTCACGCGAATCGGTCCAGAAACGCACCACGACAGCTCTGACGTGCGTCCGTGGCTGGCACCGTGCCAACTCACGTGCAGTCAGCGGGGGGGCCGCAGCACGAAGCATCTCGCCCCACCCCCTGACGCTGGATCGATCAGATCCCTCGTCTGCGCCCGTGCCGAAACAGTTTCGTTTCGTGCCTGTTAGGATTTAATTAGTAGATTAAATAAAAAGATAATCCTTCCATGTAATAATCTATGTCGGTTAGTAGAATGACAACCGACATATCACGCACCCCTTCACGAATGGACGCATCTTTTCATCGCGTCCCTTCTCCTTGTATAAATATGTTGAACATTAATGAAATAAGACAAGAGTTGATTCATTTGTTCGATTCTCTCGTTTCTTGACAATCGATTCTtcacacgttatcagcacgctcTGCATCTGAGCGATTTCGAGATCGAGAAGAACACAGAGAAAGAAGAACAGGCAAAAGGTAAAATGAAAACCAGTAGCCCATGGCGCTGGATGCGGCCTTCACGCCGCAGGACGCAGCCGCCTGCGCCGCGCCGAGCGCCCGTTCGCCCAGCCGCCTCCCTACGCCGTGCTCCTCGCCCGGCCGCCTCCCTTTGCCGCGCCCCATGCCCGGTCGCTGCCTGCGCCCGTGCTAGGATGTGGCTGCGCTCGCTCGCGCCCGCCCCTGCCATGGCCTCGCTGCCCGCCTTGGTCGTGGTCGCGCCAGACCTTGGTCGCGCAGGACCATGCCAGGCCGCACCACACCCTGCGCGAGGCTGTGGCTGTGCCCGCGCCTGGCCGCGACAGCGCTCGCCAGAGTCCGCTCGCGCTTGGCCGCGACAGCCCTCGCCCAAGCCCGCCGCGCGCCTGCCCGCGGCTGCGCCACGTCCACAATCGCCCGGCCTCGACCGGTCGCCGGTCCGCGACGCCGCGCCTGTGGCCGAACCGTGCGCGGCCGCGCCCGCGCCGCACCAGTGGTCGCCTCTCGTGTCCGTAGCCGTGGCGCCCATGGCCGCCCGACCTCGTCCGGCCGCCGCCCGATGACGCCATGCTCGTGGCGGCCCATCTGCACCCGCCGCCAGATCCCCACGCAAGGGCATCCCTGGCGCATCCCAGGCCGGCGTGCCAAGCCGTTGACTGGTGGTGAGAAATACCCATCAGGGATCGTTCtggagagaaaaagaaaaagaagagaacatTATCTCTTCGGCTATTTTCATTTCAGCCCTTGTAGTTTCTCATAATCACGAATGAGTTTCTCCAGTTCTTTATATACTATTTCTTCTTAGTataaaattattattttgtgATTGAGATTAAATTTTCTCCCACAACAATGTTGATGTGCGATTGAGAAAGCATATTTTTCCTCGCGAAACAATCTCATTGCGACTGAGATTAATTTTCTCTCGCAAATATTAATTCACCTTACTGAATTATCTTGCAACTTGATATAAGATCATTTGATTTCATTTGAGATCTATACAAATCAAGTTTTTCACTTgaacatcaagtttgcaacatcattacTATTCATTACAATGGTAATATATTTCTGTTGAGTACGATGTATTTCGGAATGTatgtatctccatgttcgttACATGTCGAGATTAATACATTTATTTGCAATTGAGATTTTCAATTTCTTGCAAATATTGACGTAAAATTCAAAATGAATTCTTTAAATTGATGTTTTGGAATCACAAGGTAGTGTGTAGATCTACTGCTTTGCAGATTATTACCACTATTGATAATGCCTACATTTTGTCGTCTCAACATTATGATTGTTTTACAAAGTGCTCTCCCACACATTTTACTAAGTCATGAGATAAGGCGCTACGAGTGAGTCTACTGACTTCATCAGATTATACTCCCTAGTGCCGCGAGATCTACTCCATTTTGGAGATTATCTTCAAGGTGTCATATTTAGCAATTTAAGATTCACATTAATGGTTTCAAGATAACTTCTTGAAATACCCATTAATTTTACTAAATTCATTACAACATCAACCATGATGGTCTTAAATTTACTGTAGgtaaattaattatctctggtTTACCCATAGAGGTAACATATGGCTATAAGGCATCAGTCGTACTAGTATTTGCTCCTCCgaagcatttattgttgttgttcactaaaatattttactctcatagtaaatattgttcttgcacACTTTGCTTGAATATGTAATAGCAAACTACGGAAATATTTTCATATACGTATGATAACCGTCTATTACATTAGTAAAACACATGGCAATGATTGAGTGTCTCAACATTTTCGCAAGGTCCACACCACATCGTGGTTATAGTTTCATAGTGACTAAACCAATGTTAAGCATGCAATTATGTACGTTTTGGCAGTGATTCTAAAGTCACACACTACCTCAAGAATGaagtccaaaacattagcaataatttcatcacaTGTGTTGTACTGAAGGATACACCCaggttcaccaaggatcaccttggccatgattgttctcaaacaaatcatttattcatagatgccacttactcctagaagtcaattaaataaatgcattagcattttcaaGTAAGCATGGTTGCCATTTCCAAATACAGTAAGTACATGTTAGGTAATATTATTTATTGTAAGATGATTCATCACATCAGTCATTGTATTCACATGCGGCATTTGTGGCCACTATAACTCCACCATTGAAATATGTGTCATggctattctcttaatagctaagTATGTTTATATGTATTTCGTCTctcaccaacttcacttagttctcaaactaagtacataatgaACGAATATTTATTcatcttgaatatttcccttaagagaaacatgcttCCATGAGCACATCGTGAATAATCATCCATTCATTTCTCAAGACCTCAAGTCTATCGCAGCTCACATTTTTGTCACTCTATCAACTttaagttgagatctcatgaACAAATATTTTCATGTGAAGATCCAATTGAAAATCCCTCAATACACTTTACATcttcttatgatagtcctaccattttcatgatgaagagaca includes:
- the LOC123449244 gene encoding squalene monooxygenase SE1-like; the encoded protein is MAERAISLSPPPPIKNGTISNSKRPPLPRLSSPPPPRPKSQSHRLALSRPAPFRPRTHHPRPKNPHANPTNAAPRREIPKAQGTAAPAGAGPHCGMAAAAGVWQLVGAAAATLLAAVLVAVALGRQRQRRRGAPAQGVPAPEDGCAVADGQGSAAVDGPTDVIIVGAGVAGSALAYTLGKDGRRVHVIERDLTEPDRIVGELLQPGGYLKLMELGLQDCVDEIDAQRVLGYALFKDGKNTKLSYPLEKFHSDVAGRSFHNGRFIQRMREKAASLPNVQLEQGTVTSLLEENGTVKGVQYKIKSGEELKAYAPLTIVCDGCFSNLRRALCSPKVEVPSCFVGLVLENCQLPHANHGHVILANPSPILFYPISSTEVRCLVDVPGQKVPSIASGEMANYLKTVVAPQIPPEIYDSFIAAIDKGSIRTMPNRSMPAAPHPTPGALLMGDAFNMRHPLTGGGMTVALSDIVVLRNLLKPLRNLHDASALCKYLESFYTLRKPVASTINTLAGALYKVFSASPDKARDEMRQACFDYLSLGGVCSNGPIALLSGLNPRPLSLVAHFFAVAIFGVGRLMLPLPSPKRMWTGARLISGACGIIFPIIKAEGVRQMFFPATVPAYYRAPPEAEF